The following proteins are co-located in the Mus caroli chromosome 7, CAROLI_EIJ_v1.1, whole genome shotgun sequence genome:
- the Med25 gene encoding mediator of RNA polymerase II transcription subunit 25 isoform X5, giving the protein MPQGRDKATARKMPRTNMAVSASAEAARRPAGVRAPRKRTSVRPGTATASAALASAARGMVPGSEGPARAGGLVADVVFVIEGTANLGPYFEELRKHYLLPAIEYFNGGPPAETDFGGDYGGTQYSLVVFNTVDCAPESYVQCHAPTSSAYEFVTWLDGIKFMGGGGESCSLIAEGLSTALQLFDDFKKMREQIGQTHRVCLLICNSPPYLLPAVESTTYSGCTTESLVQKIGERGIHFSIVSPRKLPALRLLFEKAAPPALLEPLQQPADVSQDPRHMVLVRGLVLPVGGSSASGSLQTKQAVPLPPAPASAATLSAAPPQALPPVPPQYQVPGNLSAAQVAAQNAVEAAKSQKAGLGPRFSPINPLQQAAPGVGPPFSQAPAPQLAPVPPGAPKPPPASQPSLVSTVAPGPVLAAPAQPGAPSLAGTVTPGGVNGPSAAQLGGPALGGQQSVSNKLLAWSGVLEWQEKPKPASVDANTKLTRSLPCQVYVNHGENLKTEQWPQKLIMQLIPQQLLTTLGPLFRNSRMVQFHFTNKDLESLKGLYRIMGNGFAGCVHFPHTAPCEVRVLMLLYSSKKKIFMGLIPYDQSGFVNGIRQVITNHKQVQQQKLEQQRGMGAQQAPPGLGPILEEQARPPQNLLQLRAPQPQPQGAVGASAATGQPQPQGATQAPTGAPQGPPGAAPGPPPSGPILRPQNPGANPQLRSLLLNPAPPQTGVPPPQASLHHLQPPGAPTLLPPHQSMGQPQLGPQLLHPPPAQSWPTQLPQRAPLPGQMLLSGGPRGPVPQPGLQPSVMEDDILMDLI; this is encoded by the exons ATGCCCCAGGGTAGAGATAAAGCCACGGCTCGCAAGATGCCCCGCACAAACATGGCCGTATCAGCATCAGCAGAAGCTGCCAGACGTCCGGCGGGGGTGCGCGCACCGCGCAAGCGCACTTCTGTTCGTCCCGGGACGGCGACGGCGTCAGCGGCGCTGGCGTCGGCGGCGCGGGGCATGGTCCCCGGATCCGAAGGCCCGGCGCGGGCCGGGGGCCTGGTCGCCGATGTGGTGTTTGTGATCGAGGGGACAGCAAACCTGGGGCCGTACTTCGAGGAGCTCCGCAAGCACTACCTGCTGCCTGCCATAGA GTACTTCAACGGGGGACCCCCTGCGGAGACGGACTTTGGGGGAGAC tATGGTGGAACCCAGTACAGCCTTGTGGTGTTCAACACAGTGGACTGCGCTCCAGAGTCCTATGTACAATGTCACGCACCTACCAGCAGTGCCTATGAGTTTGTCACCTGGCTCGATGGCATCAA GTTCATGGGCGGTGGTGGCGAGAGCTGCAGTCTCATCGCTGAAGGTCTGAGCACTGCCCTGCAGCTGTTCGATGACTTTAAGAAGATGCGTGAACAGAT TGGCCAGACCCACCGAGTCTGTCTCCTCATCTGCAACTCGCCCCCGTACCTCCTGCCTGCTGTGGAGAGCACCACCTACTCGGGCTGCACCACCGAGAGCCTGGTGCAGAAGATAGGAGAG CGAGGCATCCACTTCTCCATCGTTTCTCCGAGAAAGCTGCCAGCCCTCCGGCTTTTGTTTGAGAAGGCGGCTCCTCCTGCCCTACTGGAGCCTTTGCAGCAACCAGCAGATGTCAGCCAGGACCCCAGGCACATGGTGCTTGTGCGTGGGCTCGTGCTGCCTG TTGGCGGCAGCTCGGCCTCAGGCTCTCTGCAGACCAAGCAAGCAGTCCCCCTGCCACCAGCTCCAGCTTCTGCTGCCACGCTGTCAGCAGCGCCCCCGCAGGCTCTGCCCCCTGTCCCACCACAGTACCAG GTCCCTGGGAACCTAAGTGCTGCTCAGGTGGCTGCGCAGAATGCTGTGGAGGCTGCCAAGAGCCAGAAGGCTGGGCTGGGCCCACGCT TCTCACCCATCAACCCTCTCCAGCAAGCTGCTCCAGGAGTGGGGCCCCCCTTCAGCCAGGCCCCAGCACCCCAATTGGCTCCTGTGCCCCCTGGAGCTCCGAAGCCACCTCCTGCCTCACAGCCTAGCCTAGTCTCAACCGTGGCCCCCGGACCAGTCCTGGCAGCTCCTGCGCAGCCTGGGGCTCCGTCTCTG GCAGGCACTGTAACCCCAGGTGGGGTCAATGGTCCTTCAGCAGCCCAGCTTGGGGGTCCTGCACTTGGAGGGCAGCAGTCAGTATCCAACAAGCTCCTAGCCTGGAGTGGCGTCCTCGAGTGGCAGGAG AAACCCAAGCCTGCATCTGTGGATGCCAACACCAAGCTGACGAGGTCTCTGCCTTGCCAGGTCTATGTGAACCATGGAGAAAACCT GAAGACTGAGCAATGGCCCCAGAAACTGATCATGCAGCTTATCCCTCAGCAGCTGCTG ACCACCCTGGGCCCGCTGTTCCGGAACTCAAGAATGGTTCAGTTCCACTTCACCAACAAGGACCTGGAGTCCCTCAAAGGCCTCTACCGCATCATGGGCAATGGCTTT GCGGGTTGCGTGCATTTCCCGCACACGGCCCCATGCGAGGTGCGCGTGCTCATGCTCCTGTACTCGTCTAAGAAGAAAATCTTCATGGGCCTCATCCCCTACGACCAGAGTGGCTTCGTCAACGGCATCCGCCAGGTCATCACCAACCACAAGCAGGTCCAGCAGCAAAAGCTGGAGCAACAGCGCGGG ATGGGGGCACAGCAGGCACCTCCAGGCCTGGGCCCCATTCTGGAGGAGCAAGCGAGGCCCCCGCAGAATCTA CTACAGCTCCGTGCaccacagcctcagcctcagggTGCCGTGGGAGCTTCTGCGGCTACAGGGCAGCCCCAGCCCCAAGGTGCTACCCAGGCCCCCACAGGCGCACCTCAAGGTCCTCCTGGAGCAGCCCCTGGCCCACCTCCTTCTGGACCCATCCTGCGGCCCCAGAATCCTGGGGCCAACCCCCAGCTGCGGAGCCTTCTCCTTAACCCAGCACCG CCCCAGACTGGGGTGCCCCCGCCCCAGGCCTCCCTACACCACCTACAGCCTCCAGGGGCCCCTACATTGCTGCCACCACATCAGAGCATGGGGCAGCCCCAGCTGGGGCCGCAGCTCCTGCATCCTCCACCTGCCCAGTCGTGGCCCACACAGCTTCCCCAGCGGGCGCCACTGCCAG GTCAGATGCTGCTGAGCGGGGGTCCCCGGGGCCCGGTCCCCCAGCCGGGCCTGCAGCCCAGCGTCATGGAGGACGACATCCTCATGGACCTCATCTGA
- the Med25 gene encoding mediator of RNA polymerase II transcription subunit 25 isoform X4, giving the protein MPQGRDKATARKMPRTNMAVSASAEAARRPAGVRAPRKRTSVRPGTATASAALASAARGMVPGSEGPARAGGLVADVVFVIEGTANLGPYFEELRKHYLLPAIEYFNGGPPAETDFGGDYGGTQYSLVVFNTVDCAPESYVQCHAPTSSAYEFVTWLDGIKFMGGGGESCSLIAEGLSTALQLFDDFKKMREQIGQTHRVCLLICNSPPYLLPAVESTTYSGCTTESLVQKIGERGIHFSIVSPRKLPALRLLFEKAAPPALLEPLQQPADVSQDPRHMVLVRGLVLPVGGSSASGSLQTKQAVPLPPAPASAATLSAAPPQALPPVPPQYQVPGNLSAAQVAAQNAVEAAKSQKAGLGPRFSPINPLQQAAPGVGPPFSQAPAPQLAPVPPGAPKPPPASQPSLVSTVAPGPVLAAPAQPGAPSLQAGTVTPGGVNGPSAAQLGGPALGGQQSVSNKLLAWSGVLEWQEKPKPASVDANTKLTRSLPCQVYVNHGENLKTEQWPQKLIMQLIPQQLLTTLGPLFRNSRMVQFHFTNKDLESLKGLYRIMGNGFAGCVHFPHTAPCEVRVLMLLYSSKKKIFMGLIPYDQSGFVNGIRQVITNHKQVQQQKLEQQRGMGAQQAPPGLGPILEEQARPPQNLLQLRAPQPQPQGAVGASAATGQPQPQGATQAPTGAPQGPPGAAPGPPPSGPILRPQNPGANPQLRSLLLNPAPPQTGVPPPQASLHHLQPPGAPTLLPPHQSMGQPQLGPQLLHPPPAQSWPTQLPQRAPLPGQMLLSGGPRGPVPQPGLQPSVMEDDILMDLI; this is encoded by the exons ATGCCCCAGGGTAGAGATAAAGCCACGGCTCGCAAGATGCCCCGCACAAACATGGCCGTATCAGCATCAGCAGAAGCTGCCAGACGTCCGGCGGGGGTGCGCGCACCGCGCAAGCGCACTTCTGTTCGTCCCGGGACGGCGACGGCGTCAGCGGCGCTGGCGTCGGCGGCGCGGGGCATGGTCCCCGGATCCGAAGGCCCGGCGCGGGCCGGGGGCCTGGTCGCCGATGTGGTGTTTGTGATCGAGGGGACAGCAAACCTGGGGCCGTACTTCGAGGAGCTCCGCAAGCACTACCTGCTGCCTGCCATAGA GTACTTCAACGGGGGACCCCCTGCGGAGACGGACTTTGGGGGAGAC tATGGTGGAACCCAGTACAGCCTTGTGGTGTTCAACACAGTGGACTGCGCTCCAGAGTCCTATGTACAATGTCACGCACCTACCAGCAGTGCCTATGAGTTTGTCACCTGGCTCGATGGCATCAA GTTCATGGGCGGTGGTGGCGAGAGCTGCAGTCTCATCGCTGAAGGTCTGAGCACTGCCCTGCAGCTGTTCGATGACTTTAAGAAGATGCGTGAACAGAT TGGCCAGACCCACCGAGTCTGTCTCCTCATCTGCAACTCGCCCCCGTACCTCCTGCCTGCTGTGGAGAGCACCACCTACTCGGGCTGCACCACCGAGAGCCTGGTGCAGAAGATAGGAGAG CGAGGCATCCACTTCTCCATCGTTTCTCCGAGAAAGCTGCCAGCCCTCCGGCTTTTGTTTGAGAAGGCGGCTCCTCCTGCCCTACTGGAGCCTTTGCAGCAACCAGCAGATGTCAGCCAGGACCCCAGGCACATGGTGCTTGTGCGTGGGCTCGTGCTGCCTG TTGGCGGCAGCTCGGCCTCAGGCTCTCTGCAGACCAAGCAAGCAGTCCCCCTGCCACCAGCTCCAGCTTCTGCTGCCACGCTGTCAGCAGCGCCCCCGCAGGCTCTGCCCCCTGTCCCACCACAGTACCAG GTCCCTGGGAACCTAAGTGCTGCTCAGGTGGCTGCGCAGAATGCTGTGGAGGCTGCCAAGAGCCAGAAGGCTGGGCTGGGCCCACGCT TCTCACCCATCAACCCTCTCCAGCAAGCTGCTCCAGGAGTGGGGCCCCCCTTCAGCCAGGCCCCAGCACCCCAATTGGCTCCTGTGCCCCCTGGAGCTCCGAAGCCACCTCCTGCCTCACAGCCTAGCCTAGTCTCAACCGTGGCCCCCGGACCAGTCCTGGCAGCTCCTGCGCAGCCTGGGGCTCCGTCTCTG CAGGCAGGCACTGTAACCCCAGGTGGGGTCAATGGTCCTTCAGCAGCCCAGCTTGGGGGTCCTGCACTTGGAGGGCAGCAGTCAGTATCCAACAAGCTCCTAGCCTGGAGTGGCGTCCTCGAGTGGCAGGAG AAACCCAAGCCTGCATCTGTGGATGCCAACACCAAGCTGACGAGGTCTCTGCCTTGCCAGGTCTATGTGAACCATGGAGAAAACCT GAAGACTGAGCAATGGCCCCAGAAACTGATCATGCAGCTTATCCCTCAGCAGCTGCTG ACCACCCTGGGCCCGCTGTTCCGGAACTCAAGAATGGTTCAGTTCCACTTCACCAACAAGGACCTGGAGTCCCTCAAAGGCCTCTACCGCATCATGGGCAATGGCTTT GCGGGTTGCGTGCATTTCCCGCACACGGCCCCATGCGAGGTGCGCGTGCTCATGCTCCTGTACTCGTCTAAGAAGAAAATCTTCATGGGCCTCATCCCCTACGACCAGAGTGGCTTCGTCAACGGCATCCGCCAGGTCATCACCAACCACAAGCAGGTCCAGCAGCAAAAGCTGGAGCAACAGCGCGGG ATGGGGGCACAGCAGGCACCTCCAGGCCTGGGCCCCATTCTGGAGGAGCAAGCGAGGCCCCCGCAGAATCTA CTACAGCTCCGTGCaccacagcctcagcctcagggTGCCGTGGGAGCTTCTGCGGCTACAGGGCAGCCCCAGCCCCAAGGTGCTACCCAGGCCCCCACAGGCGCACCTCAAGGTCCTCCTGGAGCAGCCCCTGGCCCACCTCCTTCTGGACCCATCCTGCGGCCCCAGAATCCTGGGGCCAACCCCCAGCTGCGGAGCCTTCTCCTTAACCCAGCACCG CCCCAGACTGGGGTGCCCCCGCCCCAGGCCTCCCTACACCACCTACAGCCTCCAGGGGCCCCTACATTGCTGCCACCACATCAGAGCATGGGGCAGCCCCAGCTGGGGCCGCAGCTCCTGCATCCTCCACCTGCCCAGTCGTGGCCCACACAGCTTCCCCAGCGGGCGCCACTGCCAG GTCAGATGCTGCTGAGCGGGGGTCCCCGGGGCCCGGTCCCCCAGCCGGGCCTGCAGCCCAGCGTCATGGAGGACGACATCCTCATGGACCTCATCTGA
- the Med25 gene encoding mediator of RNA polymerase II transcription subunit 25 isoform X6 produces MPQGRDKATARKMPRTNMAVSASAEAARRPAGVRAPRKRTSVRPGTATASAALASAARGMVPGSEGPARAGGLVADVVFVIEGTANLGPYFEELRKHYLLPAIEYFNGGPPAETDFGGDYGGTQYSLVVFNTVDCAPESYVQCHAPTSSAYEFVTWLDGIKFMGGGGESCSLIAEGLSTALQLFDDFKKMREQIGQTHRVCLLICNSPPYLLPAVESTTYSGCTTESLVQKIGERGIHFSIVSPRKLPALRLLFEKAAPPALLEPLQQPADVSQDPRHMVLVRGLVLPVGGSSASGSLQTKQAVPLPPAPASAATLSAAPPQALPPVPPQYQVPGNLSAAQVAAQNAVEAAKSQKAGLGPRFSPINPLQQAAPGVGPPFSQAPAPQLAPVPPGAPKPPPASQPSLVSTVAPGPVLAAPAQPGAPSLAGTVTPGGVNGPSAAQLGGPALGGQQSVSNKLLAWSGVLEWQEKPKPASVDANTKLTRSLPCQVYVNHGENLKTEQWPQKLIMQLIPQQLLTTLGPLFRNSRMVQFHFTNKDLESLKGLYRIMGNGFAGCVHFPHTAPCEVRVLMLLYSSKKKIFMGLIPYDQSGFVNGIRQVITNHKQVQQQKLEQQRGLQLRAPQPQPQGAVGASAATGQPQPQGATQAPTGAPQGPPGAAPGPPPSGPILRPQNPGANPQLRSLLLNPAPPQTGVPPPQASLHHLQPPGAPTLLPPHQSMGQPQLGPQLLHPPPAQSWPTQLPQRAPLPGQMLLSGGPRGPVPQPGLQPSVMEDDILMDLI; encoded by the exons ATGCCCCAGGGTAGAGATAAAGCCACGGCTCGCAAGATGCCCCGCACAAACATGGCCGTATCAGCATCAGCAGAAGCTGCCAGACGTCCGGCGGGGGTGCGCGCACCGCGCAAGCGCACTTCTGTTCGTCCCGGGACGGCGACGGCGTCAGCGGCGCTGGCGTCGGCGGCGCGGGGCATGGTCCCCGGATCCGAAGGCCCGGCGCGGGCCGGGGGCCTGGTCGCCGATGTGGTGTTTGTGATCGAGGGGACAGCAAACCTGGGGCCGTACTTCGAGGAGCTCCGCAAGCACTACCTGCTGCCTGCCATAGA GTACTTCAACGGGGGACCCCCTGCGGAGACGGACTTTGGGGGAGAC tATGGTGGAACCCAGTACAGCCTTGTGGTGTTCAACACAGTGGACTGCGCTCCAGAGTCCTATGTACAATGTCACGCACCTACCAGCAGTGCCTATGAGTTTGTCACCTGGCTCGATGGCATCAA GTTCATGGGCGGTGGTGGCGAGAGCTGCAGTCTCATCGCTGAAGGTCTGAGCACTGCCCTGCAGCTGTTCGATGACTTTAAGAAGATGCGTGAACAGAT TGGCCAGACCCACCGAGTCTGTCTCCTCATCTGCAACTCGCCCCCGTACCTCCTGCCTGCTGTGGAGAGCACCACCTACTCGGGCTGCACCACCGAGAGCCTGGTGCAGAAGATAGGAGAG CGAGGCATCCACTTCTCCATCGTTTCTCCGAGAAAGCTGCCAGCCCTCCGGCTTTTGTTTGAGAAGGCGGCTCCTCCTGCCCTACTGGAGCCTTTGCAGCAACCAGCAGATGTCAGCCAGGACCCCAGGCACATGGTGCTTGTGCGTGGGCTCGTGCTGCCTG TTGGCGGCAGCTCGGCCTCAGGCTCTCTGCAGACCAAGCAAGCAGTCCCCCTGCCACCAGCTCCAGCTTCTGCTGCCACGCTGTCAGCAGCGCCCCCGCAGGCTCTGCCCCCTGTCCCACCACAGTACCAG GTCCCTGGGAACCTAAGTGCTGCTCAGGTGGCTGCGCAGAATGCTGTGGAGGCTGCCAAGAGCCAGAAGGCTGGGCTGGGCCCACGCT TCTCACCCATCAACCCTCTCCAGCAAGCTGCTCCAGGAGTGGGGCCCCCCTTCAGCCAGGCCCCAGCACCCCAATTGGCTCCTGTGCCCCCTGGAGCTCCGAAGCCACCTCCTGCCTCACAGCCTAGCCTAGTCTCAACCGTGGCCCCCGGACCAGTCCTGGCAGCTCCTGCGCAGCCTGGGGCTCCGTCTCTG GCAGGCACTGTAACCCCAGGTGGGGTCAATGGTCCTTCAGCAGCCCAGCTTGGGGGTCCTGCACTTGGAGGGCAGCAGTCAGTATCCAACAAGCTCCTAGCCTGGAGTGGCGTCCTCGAGTGGCAGGAG AAACCCAAGCCTGCATCTGTGGATGCCAACACCAAGCTGACGAGGTCTCTGCCTTGCCAGGTCTATGTGAACCATGGAGAAAACCT GAAGACTGAGCAATGGCCCCAGAAACTGATCATGCAGCTTATCCCTCAGCAGCTGCTG ACCACCCTGGGCCCGCTGTTCCGGAACTCAAGAATGGTTCAGTTCCACTTCACCAACAAGGACCTGGAGTCCCTCAAAGGCCTCTACCGCATCATGGGCAATGGCTTT GCGGGTTGCGTGCATTTCCCGCACACGGCCCCATGCGAGGTGCGCGTGCTCATGCTCCTGTACTCGTCTAAGAAGAAAATCTTCATGGGCCTCATCCCCTACGACCAGAGTGGCTTCGTCAACGGCATCCGCCAGGTCATCACCAACCACAAGCAGGTCCAGCAGCAAAAGCTGGAGCAACAGCGCGGG CTACAGCTCCGTGCaccacagcctcagcctcagggTGCCGTGGGAGCTTCTGCGGCTACAGGGCAGCCCCAGCCCCAAGGTGCTACCCAGGCCCCCACAGGCGCACCTCAAGGTCCTCCTGGAGCAGCCCCTGGCCCACCTCCTTCTGGACCCATCCTGCGGCCCCAGAATCCTGGGGCCAACCCCCAGCTGCGGAGCCTTCTCCTTAACCCAGCACCG CCCCAGACTGGGGTGCCCCCGCCCCAGGCCTCCCTACACCACCTACAGCCTCCAGGGGCCCCTACATTGCTGCCACCACATCAGAGCATGGGGCAGCCCCAGCTGGGGCCGCAGCTCCTGCATCCTCCACCTGCCCAGTCGTGGCCCACACAGCTTCCCCAGCGGGCGCCACTGCCAG GTCAGATGCTGCTGAGCGGGGGTCCCCGGGGCCCGGTCCCCCAGCCGGGCCTGCAGCCCAGCGTCATGGAGGACGACATCCTCATGGACCTCATCTGA
- the Med25 gene encoding mediator of RNA polymerase II transcription subunit 25 isoform X8 has translation MGGGGESCSLIAEGLSTALQLFDDFKKMREQIGQTHRVCLLICNSPPYLLPAVESTTYSGCTTESLVQKIGERGIHFSIVSPRKLPALRLLFEKAAPPALLEPLQQPADVSQDPRHMVLVRGLVLPVGGSSASGSLQTKQAVPLPPAPASAATLSAAPPQALPPVPPQYQVPGNLSAAQVAAQNAVEAAKSQKAGLGPRFSPINPLQQAAPGVGPPFSQAPAPQLAPVPPGAPKPPPASQPSLVSTVAPGPVLAAPAQPGAPSLAGTVTPGGVNGPSAAQLGGPALGGQQSVSNKLLAWSGVLEWQEKPKPASVDANTKLTRSLPCQVYVNHGENLKTEQWPQKLIMQLIPQQLLTTLGPLFRNSRMVQFHFTNKDLESLKGLYRIMGNGFAGCVHFPHTAPCEVRVLMLLYSSKKKIFMGLIPYDQSGFVNGIRQVITNHKQVQQQKLEQQRGLQLRAPQPQPQGAVGASAATGQPQPQGATQAPTGAPQGPPGAAPGPPPSGPILRPQNPGANPQLRSLLLNPAPPQTGVPPPQASLHHLQPPGAPTLLPPHQSMGQPQLGPQLLHPPPAQSWPTQLPQRAPLPGQMLLSGGPRGPVPQPGLQPSVMEDDILMDLI, from the exons ATGGGCGGTGGTGGCGAGAGCTGCAGTCTCATCGCTGAAGGTCTGAGCACTGCCCTGCAGCTGTTCGATGACTTTAAGAAGATGCGTGAACAGAT TGGCCAGACCCACCGAGTCTGTCTCCTCATCTGCAACTCGCCCCCGTACCTCCTGCCTGCTGTGGAGAGCACCACCTACTCGGGCTGCACCACCGAGAGCCTGGTGCAGAAGATAGGAGAG CGAGGCATCCACTTCTCCATCGTTTCTCCGAGAAAGCTGCCAGCCCTCCGGCTTTTGTTTGAGAAGGCGGCTCCTCCTGCCCTACTGGAGCCTTTGCAGCAACCAGCAGATGTCAGCCAGGACCCCAGGCACATGGTGCTTGTGCGTGGGCTCGTGCTGCCTG TTGGCGGCAGCTCGGCCTCAGGCTCTCTGCAGACCAAGCAAGCAGTCCCCCTGCCACCAGCTCCAGCTTCTGCTGCCACGCTGTCAGCAGCGCCCCCGCAGGCTCTGCCCCCTGTCCCACCACAGTACCAG GTCCCTGGGAACCTAAGTGCTGCTCAGGTGGCTGCGCAGAATGCTGTGGAGGCTGCCAAGAGCCAGAAGGCTGGGCTGGGCCCACGCT TCTCACCCATCAACCCTCTCCAGCAAGCTGCTCCAGGAGTGGGGCCCCCCTTCAGCCAGGCCCCAGCACCCCAATTGGCTCCTGTGCCCCCTGGAGCTCCGAAGCCACCTCCTGCCTCACAGCCTAGCCTAGTCTCAACCGTGGCCCCCGGACCAGTCCTGGCAGCTCCTGCGCAGCCTGGGGCTCCGTCTCTG GCAGGCACTGTAACCCCAGGTGGGGTCAATGGTCCTTCAGCAGCCCAGCTTGGGGGTCCTGCACTTGGAGGGCAGCAGTCAGTATCCAACAAGCTCCTAGCCTGGAGTGGCGTCCTCGAGTGGCAGGAG AAACCCAAGCCTGCATCTGTGGATGCCAACACCAAGCTGACGAGGTCTCTGCCTTGCCAGGTCTATGTGAACCATGGAGAAAACCT GAAGACTGAGCAATGGCCCCAGAAACTGATCATGCAGCTTATCCCTCAGCAGCTGCTG ACCACCCTGGGCCCGCTGTTCCGGAACTCAAGAATGGTTCAGTTCCACTTCACCAACAAGGACCTGGAGTCCCTCAAAGGCCTCTACCGCATCATGGGCAATGGCTTT GCGGGTTGCGTGCATTTCCCGCACACGGCCCCATGCGAGGTGCGCGTGCTCATGCTCCTGTACTCGTCTAAGAAGAAAATCTTCATGGGCCTCATCCCCTACGACCAGAGTGGCTTCGTCAACGGCATCCGCCAGGTCATCACCAACCACAAGCAGGTCCAGCAGCAAAAGCTGGAGCAACAGCGCGGG CTACAGCTCCGTGCaccacagcctcagcctcagggTGCCGTGGGAGCTTCTGCGGCTACAGGGCAGCCCCAGCCCCAAGGTGCTACCCAGGCCCCCACAGGCGCACCTCAAGGTCCTCCTGGAGCAGCCCCTGGCCCACCTCCTTCTGGACCCATCCTGCGGCCCCAGAATCCTGGGGCCAACCCCCAGCTGCGGAGCCTTCTCCTTAACCCAGCACCG CCCCAGACTGGGGTGCCCCCGCCCCAGGCCTCCCTACACCACCTACAGCCTCCAGGGGCCCCTACATTGCTGCCACCACATCAGAGCATGGGGCAGCCCCAGCTGGGGCCGCAGCTCCTGCATCCTCCACCTGCCCAGTCGTGGCCCACACAGCTTCCCCAGCGGGCGCCACTGCCAG GTCAGATGCTGCTGAGCGGGGGTCCCCGGGGCCCGGTCCCCCAGCCGGGCCTGCAGCCCAGCGTCATGGAGGACGACATCCTCATGGACCTCATCTGA